AACCTCAATGCTGTTGCTGCTTTGAGCTGGATAATTCTCTGCGCATCACAGGATattcagcagcatccctggcctctacccactagaatCATTGCAGCCCTCCCCTAGgctgacaaccaaaaatgtctccaggcattgccaGTGTTTCCTGGGGGGCACCATCACCCTCAAATGATAAGCACTggttctttccctctctctctctctttgacagagtcttactccatcaccctgggtagaatgctgtggcgtcagcctaacttttgggctcaagagatcctcttgcctcagcctgctgagtagctgagtcccagctagtttttttttttttccttttatttttggtagagacagggtctcgctcttgttcaggctggtcttgaatggaGCTCTGGGGCTTCCCagaatattaggattacaggcgtgagccactgtggctggcatAAGCACTagtcttgtttctttgtttttgagacaaagtctcaagctgccctgggtagagtgctatggcatcacagctcacagcaacctccaactcctgggcttaagcgattctcttgcctcagcctcccaagtagctggaattacaagtgtccaccacaacgcccagctattgttttggttgtagttgtcattgttgtttggcggacagggctggatttgaagccaccagctctgatgttatgtggctggtgccttagccacttgagctataggagcCGAGCCATAGCACTGGTCTTAAACTCAGCAAGGAGCTCTTACCTCTCCCCTCTGCAGGTGGGTGGGCTTTGAGCACGCCGGCTTCCAGGGTCAGCAGTATGTGCTGGAGAGGGGCGAGTACCCGAGCTGGGATGCCTGGAGCGGCAACACGTCTTACCCTGCTGAGAGGCTCACCTCCTTCCGCCCCGTGGCCTGCGCTGTGAGTCCTCCCACTGCCACATCCTGGGGAGGCCTAAGCTCCTCCAGTGGGCTTGGGTGTCAGATGTTTCCGTgtctcccctctctgagcctcgttTCCTCATCTTGAAATGGGGTCATTGCACCTATGTCATGGAGAAGAGGAAGGTGTAACATCTGGCCAGAGCCTGTTTGGTTATGGTAGCAACCCTGTGAGAGAGCTTTGTGTACCCCCTTTTGTGACCTGCCCTGCGAGAAGCTGGGCACCTCAGATGGCAGgaccaggcaggaaggaagggttCCATTCCTTCTCCCAATTCATTACCAGTGCTCCTGATTTGATATTTTACTATTGTTTATGGAATATGGGTGGAGGTGGGTGATATTgctcccatcttacagatgaaaaaaatgaggCTCAGTTTTTAAAGCAGTGTGTGCATActtctttttgctttaaaattacaCAAGGCACCATATTTATCATACAAATTCAGGAAGAAAAATCTGATATggtgaataagaaaataaaaatcactgataATCACTCCTCTGACATAGAAGCCCACGGTTAACAGTGCCAGTGTTTAAATCTGGTCTTGTTTGCTATTCACAGATTGTGGAGTTGAATATTCCTTATCTGAAATGGTTGGGGCCAGAAATATTTttggatttgaattttttttaattttgcaatatTGGCAGTACTTACCAGTTGAGCATCCTTAAtccaaaaatatgaaatctggaatgctcaaattagcatttcctttgagtttcATATTAGTGctcaagaaattttagattttggagcatttcaggttGTGGagttttggattagggatgctcaacctgtatacTTTGTTTTCTGTCTACATCTATATATCCGGACACacatattttgttataaaaatggaatcataatgAACCCTAAGGCTTGGAAACCAGCTTTTCTCACTGAGCAAATGTATCAAAATCATCATTCCATGTGATTAAATCTCACTTGCAACATCCTTTTTCATAGTTTCCTAGTATTCCATTTTGTGAATAAGTTCCTCAAATCCCACCATTTGTGGAcattcagggtttttttgttgttgttgtttttctgttgtaATGAACAACCTTGGAGCATATTTGttccattattattttctttgtgtgaaTTTCCAGAAGGGCAAATGGTGTACCTCTTGTAAGGTTTATAGTACCTGCTGCCTTATTGCTCTTCCAAAAGGTTTGCAAGGAAGGCTGGCTTGAGAGACAAGGGTGGGAGTGAGGGGGCCAGCAGAAGCTCCAGATAGTCTGACCCTGTTCCCTGTGCCTGTAGAATCACCGTGACTCAAGGCTGACCATCTTCGAGCAAGAGAACTTCCTGGGCAGGAAAGGAGAGCTGAGTGATGACTATCCCTCCCTCCAGGCCATGGGTTGGGATGGCAATGAAGTGGGCTCCTTCCATGTCCACTCGGGGGCGTAAGTGTATCCAAAACTCTTGTTACAGGGGAAAGAAAGGATTTGGGGTGGGGTAGGGATACTTCCTGTGAAAACTGTGTGCTGAGGGCTTTTATGCTCTGATGTCAACATTCCAAAGAAGaacactgaggcacagggaggcatCAGGCAGCATTTGTGGGATTGCAAAGTGACAGATACCCAGATCAAATtggtttaagcccaagagatatTTATTGGCCCCTGTAATTAGCTTCAGGTACAGGTGGATCCAGGTTCCACTGCAGggatctgtcttttcttttcttgctctgcCTGCCTTTGTGTGGCTATATTCTTAGATGAACTCCTCCCGTGTAAAAACAAAGATGGCAGCTTCTTCTTTACATTCCGGCCTTAGGGAAAGACAGTTTGCCTTCCTCAATGAATCTATCAAAGATTCCAAGAAAGGTGCTCATTGGTCCAACTTGGGTCACGTGCTCAACTTTAAACCAATTACCATGCCCATATGAATATGGTTCTGTGATTGGGTAGGCCAGGTCATGCGCTCATTGCTAGAGTCAGCTCTCATCTTGACTGAGAGAGGTGACCAACCAGAAGAGCGGAGAAAGGATGCCCAGACATAAGGAAACTGTCCCATCCTTTTCTCCCAAGAGGTGGCAGGTGAAGGCTGAGGTGTGAGGTCCTTATTTAAGAAGGACATCAGAGACACTTTCTGAGGTGCCCTTTGGCTCCTGGTAGGCAGGGGTGAAGGTGGGAGgtaggttttatttgtttttattttttgtctgtttatttgtcTTAGTTTTCTCAGAAACCATTGAAGAGTCATGTTGTTTTAGGGAAAGATAGACCCCTTATGATTCTTCAGTCCACTTCCTCTTTTACAGAAGGGGAAATGGAGGCAGACATTTCacttgattttagccaaaaggccgagaagcaatgaggcttacattttacaaataatttgaaaattattgaGTTACATGCGTGCTACAAAGATACCATGGCCTGATAGGGGGAATGAATCAGACTTCCCTCAAGAAGTGATGATTGAGCGGCTGCTTAAAGGACAAATACAATTTGGCCAAGCAAAGAAAGACTGCAATGGTTTAgctggcagagggaacagcaccaTCAGAGGCCTAGTGGGAGGAGAGCTGGCCTCTGAAGGAGGGCCAGGATGGGATGGCTGGAACGTGTTTGAGGCATGGATCCCTTTGCCTCTGTGGGGTAActgtttgcttcttcctttttccagCTGGGTTTGCTCCCAGTTTCCTGGCTACCGAGGTTTTCAGTATGTGCTGGAGTGTGATCACCATTCGGGTGACTACAAGCACTTCCGAGAGTGGGGCTCGCATGCCCAGACCTTCCAGGTGCAGAGCATCCGCAGGATTCAGCAGTGAGCAGGGGCTGGGTATGATGGGGCGCTTGCGTCCTTATCCGGAAGGGCGGAGTTCTGGAGGCCGTTACCTGCTCTCTCCTGCTTCCCATTGTAACCCGTGTGAACCCAGCATCCTTGTGGGCCAGTCCCTGCACCGTCAGCACAAAAACCtcaaagtaataaaaacagaAGGTCCAGTATTAGCTgtgcttttcagttttattaatcttttcaaggaACTAATGTTTAGCTTTGTTCATTGTTCTCTatggtttgttttatttccttgatttttttactcttaacattattatttcctttcttctattcaCATCAGATCTACTTTGTTCTAAATTTCTCTAGCCTTTTAAAGGTTAGATTCGTGGGTCATGAATTTTAggcctctccccccaccc
The sequence above is a segment of the Nycticebus coucang isolate mNycCou1 chromosome 4, mNycCou1.pri, whole genome shotgun sequence genome. Coding sequences within it:
- the CRYBA4 gene encoding beta-crystallin A4, with translation MFSGPILEGTSMALQCAKSAGHWKMVVWDEEGFQGRRHEFTAECPSVLELGFETVRSLKVLSGAWVGFEHAGFQGQQYVLERGEYPSWDAWSGNTSYPAERLTSFRPVACANHRDSRLTIFEQENFLGRKGELSDDYPSLQAMGWDGNEVGSFHVHSGAWVCSQFPGYRGFQYVLECDHHSGDYKHFREWGSHAQTFQVQSIRRIQQ